From a single Aspergillus puulaauensis MK2 DNA, chromosome 2, nearly complete sequence genomic region:
- a CDS encoding putative secretory lipase (COG:O;~EggNog:ENOG410PG8W;~InterPro:IPR029058,IPR005152;~PFAM:PF03583;~SECRETED:SignalP(1-18);~go_function: GO:0004806 - triglyceride lipase activity [Evidence IEA];~go_process: GO:0016042 - lipid catabolic process [Evidence IEA]) — protein sequence MAILFAQLLLFLLPFVAALPSSPVKKAGPIPPNEDPWYTPPDGWESEAPGAILRHRAPPSPIAAFGLAEVNLDSTHQILYRTTDSFGEPITTVTTVLVPHNADYTKVLSYQVAQDAADRTCSPSFGLQQFADAGEALALIMPQAEYLFMSAALNKGYVVLVPDHLGPKSAFLANTLTGQAVLDNVRAALASTDFTGVSSTANVVLWGYSGGSLASGFAAELQPSYAPELKLAGAALGGTVPKIPPVIELSNKGLFAGLIPAGVQGLANEYPSAVKLIAENILPEKWAEFNKTQNLCLTGNIIEYLNKDVYSFMRDPDVFNTKPAQDLMNANAMGQHTPEIPLMIYKSANDEVSPVEDTDDLYDSYCASGVSVEYARDLLSEHAILAVTGSADAFLWVVDRLDGVPVKKECSKKTQLSGLQDPKVLAALGTNVVQFLLGFLALPVGPPGR from the coding sequence ATGgccatcctcttcgcccAGCTGCTGCTATTCCTTCTGCCGTTCGTCGCAGCCCTGCCCTCCAGCCCCGTCAAGAAGGCCGGCCCTATCCCCCCGAACGAAGACCCCTGGTATACCCCCCCAGATGGCTGGGAGTCGGAGGCCCCCGGTGCCATCCTACGACACCGCGCTCCCCCCTCGCCCATTGCAGCATTCGGCCTGGCTGAGGTGAACCTCGACTCGACGCACCAGATCCTCTACCGTACAACCGACTCCTTTGGCGAGCCCATCACCACCGTAACCACCGTCCTGGTCCCCCACAACGCCGACTACACCAAGGTCCTCTCCTACCAGGTCGCCCAGGATGCCGCAGACCGGACGTGCTCGCCGTCCTTCGGCCTCCAGCAATTCGCCGACGCCGGCGAGGCCCTCGCCCTCATCATGCCCCAGGCCGAATACCTGTTCATGAGCGCCGCCCTGAACAAGGGCtacgtcgtcctcgtccccGACCACCTAGGCCCCAAGTCTGCCTTCCTCGCAAACACCCTCACCGGCCAGGCCGTCCTCGACAACGTGCGCGCAGCCCTCGCCTCAACCGACTTCACGGGAgtctcctccaccgccaaCGTCGTCCTCTGGGGCTACTCCGGCGGCAGTCTGGCCAGCGGCTTCGCAGCGGAACTCCAACCAAGCTACGCCCCAGAACTCAAACTCGCCGGTGCTGCCCTCGGCGGCACAGTGCCCAAGATCCCACCTGTAATCGAACTCTCGAACAAGGGGCTCTTCGCGGGCCTGATCCCCGCGGGCGTGCAGGGGCTGGCGAACGAGTACCCCTCGGCCGTCAAGCTCATCGCCGAGAACATCCTGCCCGAAAAATGGGCCGAGTTCAATAAGACTCAGAACCTTTGTCTTACGGGGAACATCATCGAGTATCTCAACAAAGACGTGTACAGCTTCATGAGGGACCCAGATGTATTCAACACCAAGCCCGCGCAGGACCTCATGAACGCCAACGCAATGGGCCAGCACACTCCCGAGATCCCGCTCATGATCTACAAGTCTGCCAACGACGAGGTGAGTCCCGTCGAGGACACGGACGACCTTTATGACAGCTACTGCGCGAGCGGGGTGAGCGTGGAGTATGCGCGCGATCTGCTGTCCGAGCATGCCATCCTGGCCGTTACGGGTTCGGCGGATGCATTCCTGTGGGTGGTTGATCGCCTTGATGGGGTTCCTGTTAAGAAGGAGTGTTCGAAGAAGACGCAGCTTTCGGGATTGCAGGATCCGAAGGTGCTCGCGGCGCTGGGGACGAATGTTGTTCAGTTCTTGCTTGGGTTTTTGGCTTTGCCTGTTGGGCCGCCGGGACGGTGA
- a CDS encoding uncharacterized protein (COG:S;~EggNog:ENOG410PT2X) produces the protein MSSPSPSPAAGLLSLPPEILCMLPSFIDDIETFTNTSSSCRYLYNALKHTHPKTILRLAAYSGRALFQPHPTFLVTITARSASDWALTQPNRDETLCKAFSGGIDSLYDFCLAHGTLTLDQIRKTYKQRFSIINRLSGSVQQLGWKWELHPGYFEDIHDPNHKPTKKKRRNDRKPPNLWIETALPAFQLIIYGELFARTMDAFLSDSEGKLLPRFSKNTRMEYLRTLPSSNTGWYYDFVHLLEWVAVKPWWELKWERAIRHYLDPEYSREDMCVSEDSMHGGNGDQLLQSLEHARRVRRVRDPKKARLLMEALAMQGLDGMGLMLCKRPDKLWGQCLERARRINEQVARIEPSVCEAFEMPDMRRELASVWKEFHS, from the coding sequence ATGTCCAgtccatccccatcaccagcagcaggacTACTCAGTCTCCCCCCAGAGATTCTCTGCATGTTGCCCAGTTTCATCGACGACATCGAGACATTCACCAAtacctcctcgtcctgcaGATATCTATACAATGCCCTCAAACACACCCATCCCAAAACAATCCTCCGTCTAGCAGCATACTCAGGGCGAGCACTCTTTCAACCACACCCAACCTTCCTCGTCACCATCACAGCCCGCTCCGCCAGCGACTGGGCCCTAACCCAACCAAACCGCGACGAAACCCTCTGCAAAGCATTCAGCGGGGGCATCGACTCCCTGTACGACTTCTGCCTAGCCCACGGCACACTCACCCTCGACCAAATCCGCAAAACATACAAGCAGCGCTTCTCGATCATAAACCGCCTCTCTGGCTCCGTCCAGCAGCTAGGCTGGAAATGGGAGCTGCACCCAGGGTACTTCGAAGACATCCACGACCCCAACCACAAACCCACCAAAAAGAAACGGCGCAACGACAGAAAGCCACCGAACCTGTGGATCGAAACCGCCCTCCCGGCATTCCAGCTCATCATCTACGGCGAGTTGTTCGCCCGGACCATGGACGCCTTCCTATCGGACTCTGAGGGTAAACTTTTACCGCGATTCAGCAAGAACACCCGCATGGAGTACCTCCGCACCCTTCCCAGCAGTAATACTGGCTGGTATTACGATTTCGTGCATCTACTGGAATGGGTTGCCGTGAAGCCCTGGTGGGAATTGAAGTGGGAGAGGGCGATACGGCATTATCTAGATCCTGAGTATTCGCGCGAGGATATGTGTGTGTCTGAGGATAGCATGCATGGCGGCAACGGGGATCAACTGCTTCAGTCTCTTGAGCATGCGCGCCGGGTGCGGAGGGTGCGTGAtccgaagaaggcgaggttgttgatggaggcgCTGGCGATGCAGGGGCTGGATGGCATGGGGCTTATGCTGTGCAAGCGTCCTGATAAACTGTGGGGGCAGTGTCTGGAGCGTGCAAGGAGGATTAATGAGCAGGTTGCTAGGATTGAGCCGTCTGTGTGTGAAGCCTTTGAGATGCCTGATATGCGGCGCGAGTTGGCGAGTGTGTGGAAGGAGTTTCATTCATGA
- a CDS encoding carbonic anhydrase (COG:P;~EggNog:ENOG410PKTN;~InterPro:IPR036874,IPR015892,IPR001765;~PFAM:PF00484;~go_function: GO:0004089 - carbonate dehydratase activity [Evidence IEA];~go_function: GO:0008270 - zinc ion binding [Evidence IEA];~go_process: GO:0015976 - carbon utilization [Evidence IEA]): protein MLRRTPDSSSTMLRRLFPRLPLRPLQTPPLRPRSAQFLAAPYCTHHTHDPKMPDPSDPQAVTRYLEQSHEKIFESNRAWVAAKKNADPQFFDKLAAGQSPDYLYIGCADSRVPANEIMGLDAGEVFVHRNIANIVPTVDLSSMSVINYAVRHLKVKHIVVCGHYNCGGVKAALTPTDLGILNPWLRNIRDVYRLHEKELDAIEDQEARFNRLVELNVIESCRSVIKTAAVQQSYEENQYPIVHGWVFNLKDGLLRDLKFDFEGTLADIQKIYNLTKG, encoded by the exons ATGCTGCGACGCACTCCAGACTCGTCCTCGACAATGCTGCGCCGTCTCTTCCCCCGCCTGCCCCTCCGTCCCCTGCAGACTCCCCCCCTCCGTCCTCGCTCTGCTCAATTCCTCGCCGCGCCTTACTGCACCCACCACACCCACGACCCCAAGATGCCTGACCCCAGCGACCCCCAGGCCGTCACCCGGTACCTCGAACAGTCCCACGAGAAGATCTTCGAGAGCAACCGCGCTTGGGTCGCCGCAAAGAAGAATGCCGACCCCCAGTTCTTCGACAAGCTTGCGGCCGGCCAGTCCCCTGACTACCT GTACATTGGCTGCGCCGATAGCCGTGTCCCCGCGAACGAAATTATGGGCCTCGACGCCGGTGAGGTCTTCGTCCACCgcaacatcgccaacatcGTCCCCACCGTGGACCTTTCGTCCATGTCCGTGATCAACTACGCCGTGCGCCACCTGAAGGTCAAGCACATTGTCGTCTGCGGCCACTACAACTGCGGCGGTGTCAAGGCCGCCTTGACGCCGACCGACCTGGGTATCCTTAACCCGTGGCTGCGAAACATCCGTGACGTCTACCGGCTACACGAGAAGGAGCTCGATGCCATTGAGGACCAGGAGGCTCGATTCAACCGCTTGGTTGAGTTGAATGTTATTGAGTCGTGCCGGAGTGTTATAaagactgctgctgtccagcaGAGCTACGAAGAGAACCAATACCCTATTGTCCACGGCTGGGTTTTCAACCTCAAGGATGGACTGCTCCGGGATCTGAAGTTTGACTTTGAGGGGACTCTAGCGGATATCCAGAAGATCTACAACCTCACCAAGGGTTAA
- a CDS encoding uncharacterized protein (COG:S;~EggNog:ENOG410PXRU) gives MGKQSTVISSSFPNSSPSLSRSEIIHSTLSNLTHTDSITRCYIKSAIIDKNNNSSKDSLEAVAEDGPSSSSRSRSSSNFSTPSSTGIHLKRCKITASTLSNASLRRCKIAYSTLRDIPSAHRTDVSKSTLDNVSSLRRVSVSNSTVANGSALSRCKAKDSVVSSSAVYKGSIEKSHVAGSRLRKTKLKECDVRDCVIVNTDFRGMVLRNGVWKDGVLVGCFGGREDVVVNGKKIDMPVKNEKEKEKKNEVPEKWMEGMEDSEMESSGSDSESEEDLPPPYTP, from the exons ATGGGCAAACAAAGCACCGtcatctcctcgtccttcccgaattcctctccctccctttcCCGCTCTGAGATTATCCATTCCACCCTCTCGAACCTCACCCACACCGACTCTATAACCCGGTGTTATATAAAATCAGCCATAAtcgacaagaacaacaacagtaGCAAAGACAGCCTAGAAGCCGTCGCAGAGGATGGTCCCAGTTCTAGCTCtagatccagatccagctccaacttttcaacgccatcaagcACAGGCATCCACCTCAAGCGATGCAAGATCACCGCATCAACACTGAGCAACGCCTCCCTCCGGCGATGCAAAATTGCCTATAGCACATTGAGAGACATCCCCTCCGCCCACCGGACGGACGTCTCAAAGAGCACGCTCGATAACGTCTCTTCTCTCCGGCGTGTGTCAGTGTCGAACAGCACCGTCGCGAATGGGAGTGCGCTGTCGCGGTGTAAAGCCAAGGATAGCGTTGTGAGCAGCAGCGCCGTGTATAAGGGGTCGATTGAGAAGAGCCATGTTGCGGGGAGTCGTCTGCGGAAGACCAAGTTGAAGGAGTGTGATGTGAGGGACTGTGTGATTGTGAATACGGACTTTCGGGGGATGGTGTTGCGGAATGGGGTTTGGAAGGATGGGGTGCTTGTTGGGTGttttggggggagggaggatgttgttgttaATGGGAAG AAGATAGATATGCCGGTGAAGAatgaaaaggagaaggagaagaagaatgaggTTCCTGAGAAGTGGATGGAAGGGATGGAGGACTCTGAGATGGAGAGCAGTGGCAGCGATagtgagagtgaggaggatCTTCCACCACCGTACACTCCTTGA
- a CDS encoding EXPERA domain-containing protein (COG:I;~EggNog:ENOG410PN3B;~InterPro:IPR033118,IPR007905;~PFAM:PF05241;~TransMembrane:5 (o25-46i58-79o112-136i148-171o183-202i);~go_component: GO:0016021 - integral component of membrane [Evidence IEA];~go_function: GO:0047750 - cholestenol delta-isomerase activity [Evidence IEA];~go_process: GO:0016125 - sterol metabolic process [Evidence IEA]), with protein MAHPHSYHPVGVDIPNYVPNEWSTLALVSTFAAVAVAVLATAKTLATKSNPNISIPDLSTVLWFSLCSPIHFVLEGYYASNFTTLQGSQHILAQLWKEYSLSDSRYLTSDGFMVIMESVTAWGWGPLSLILAYFIVTDNAFRHPLQIIISLGQLYGNILYYGICAFDFLVYGVEYSRPENYYFYGYFVFLNAFWIVIPVYLISDSVRSCAAAFADVKRLKTAGINGSAKKTT; from the exons ATGGCCCATCCCCACTCCTACCACCCCGTCGGCGTCGACATCCCCAACTACGTCCCCAATGAATGGAGCACTCTAGCCCTAGTTTCGACCTTTGCTGCCGTTGCTGTAGCGGTGCTGGCAACAGCAAAAACTCTCGCTACCAAGTCAAACCCTAACATCTCCATCCCGGACCTCTCCACCGTTCTCTGGTTTTCACTAT GCTCCCCCATCCACTTCGTCCTCGAGGGCTACTACGCCTCCAACTTCACCACCCTCCAGGGCTCGCAGCacatcctcgcccagctctGGAAAGAATACTCCCTGTCTGACTCGCGCTACCTCACGTCCGACGGCTTCATGGTGATCATGGAGTCCGTGACCGCCTGGGGCTGGGGTCCGTTGTCCCTGATTCTCGCGTACTTTATCGTCACCGATAATGCCTTCCGCCACCCACTGCAGATTATCATCTCCCTTGGTCAGCTTTACGGGAACATCCTGTACTACGGGATCTGTGCGTTTGACTTTTTGGTGTATGGGGTTGAGTACTCGAGGCCTGAgaattattacttttatgGGTACTTTGTGTTTTTGAATGCCTTTTGGATTGTTATTCCGGTTT ACCTCATTTCTGATAGTGTGAGATCCTGCGCCGCGGCTTTTGCGGACGTCAAGAGGTTGAAGACGGCTGGAATTAATGGGAGTGCGAAGAAAACGACTTGA
- the SMD2 gene encoding mRNA splicing protein SMD2 (BUSCO:EOG09265IT6;~COG:A;~EggNog:ENOG410PNRK;~InterPro:IPR027248,IPR010920,IPR001163;~PFAM:PF01423;~go_component: GO:0030532 - small nuclear ribonucleoprotein complex [Evidence IEA];~go_process: GO:0008380 - RNA splicing [Evidence IEA]), translating to MADAPNIQALLQKPRSECTEYEIAQIEEYELSNGPLSLLQTAVRTNTQVLVSLRSNRKLLARVKAFDRHSNMVLENVKEMWTEPQKGGKGRPVNKDRFISKMFLRGDSVILVLLS from the exons ATGGCCGACGCACCAAACATCCA GGCCCTCCTCCAGAAGCCTCGCTCAGAGTGCAC gGAATATGAAATTGCTCAGATT GAGGAATATGAATTGAGCAATGGCCCTCTGTCGCTGCTCCAGACGGCTGTGCGAACCAACACCCAGGTCCTGGTCAGTTTGCGGTCGAATCGGAAACT GCTTGCTCGCGTGAAGGCGTTTGATCGCCATAGTAACAT GGTTCTCGAGAACGTC AAAGAGATGTGGACCGAGCCTCAGAAGGGTGGCAAGGGACGACCGGTGAACAAGGACCGATTTATTAGCAAGAT GTTCCTCCGAGGTGACagcgtcatcctcgtcctgctcAGTTAA
- a CDS encoding ankyrin repeat domain-containing protein (COG:M;~EggNog:ENOG410PFE8;~InterPro:IPR002110,IPR020683,IPR036770;~PFAM:PF00023,PF12796;~go_function: GO:0005515 - protein binding [Evidence IEA]) encodes MPYSDLPPELLLHIASFLVADYDTGLCWAYYPEPYTCLAWLNSWIQTSKSHAELLTPQLYDRGLRTFPRRKATEADAKPWEYPWFTPIITPCPLERRLYDVARHWKSDILTSYLLGRIHQGIWPVGESCQICLLTFMVKAGNIAMLETLIALGYLQGRSPQLGHLDTVTPLNMAIMTDNLAAMRVLLDAGADINQRSQYGLLPLHVAASKSKSVEPVNLLIQAGADIWATAANTSRTYPVESALGGGNERSHIARPLLDAILDTENPAADPDWKERVLHTAILHSRLGSADIVQTLVNNGADVFSRCTRQGDKTAIELVALRETEPRYIHPRSDDMYRELRKIAAALFQAEPHLWPLGHINRHLWECMRGVDCVEQGQTMLFNFLIQSGESALDVVGPGFKALHYLCDPWLFAHPYYSPRTNHPASIHRMVSILLDNGASVVTRNSYGQSPLLFAVKLASPMLLTLFLEKRPNCLIEDNALHTSMNGFPDETVPLSVAIRRNDIEIAKMLLDHGADISIVDIDHLNALCVLEPRILEVLIKSTLAVPEHRREWGCSLALAIETGNREVIDKLLEAGASPYGKTGYGGTALQYAAYRRDVKTLQILIQRWGPALVRSDDCPSGSLVCAVLREAGFPRASMTKDPELLRIAKSLVDNGAAVYEPCYVCGSWKEEFGIQVGAQVGMRSSTKNVTWGGVSGS; translated from the coding sequence ATGCCCTACTCAGATCTGCCCCccgaacttcttcttcacatTGCGTCCTTCTTGGTTGCCGACTATGATACGGGTCTGTGCTGGGCCTATTATCCCGAACCGTATACCTGCCTCGCATGGCTCAACAGCTGGATTCAAACGTCAAAATCGCACGCGGAGCTCCTAACCCCTCAGCTGTACGACCGTGGCTTGCGAACTTTCCCCAGGAGAAAAGCGACGGAGGCGGACGCAAAGCCATGGGAGTACCCCTGGTTTACCCCGATAATAACGCCATGTCCCCTTGAACGTAGATTGTACGACGTTGCGCGACACTGGAAATCAGATATCCTGACCAGTTATCTACTGGGCAGAATACACCAAGGGATCTGGCCCGTGGGCGAATCCTGTCAGATATGCTTGTTAACCTTCATGGTTAAGGCTGGGAATATCGCCATGCTGGAGACACTGATTGCGCTCGGGTACCTGCAAGGCAGATCCCCCCAGCTTGGCCATCTTGACACAGTGACACCACTAAATATGGCCATCATGACCGACAACCTAGCGGCAATGCGGGTTCTTCTGGATGCGGGCGCTGATATCAACCAAAGGTCCCAGTATGGCCTGTTGCCACTGCATGTTGCCGCGTCGAAGAGCAAGTCGGTAGAGCCCGTTAACCTGCTTATACAGGCAGGGGCAGATATCTGGGCCACCGCAGCCAACACAAGTCGGACATACCCAGTGGAATCTGCGCTGGGTGGAGGCAATGAGCGCTCTCATATTGCTCGGCCGCTTCTAGACGCAATTCTTGACACCGAAAATCCggcagcagatccagacTGGAAGGAACGGGTATTGCATACTGCCATCCTGCACAGTCGGCTTGGCTCTGCCGACATCGTCCAGACCCTGGTTAATAATGGCGCAGATGTCTTCTCTCGGTGTACACGCCAGGGTGACAAAACGGCCATCGAGCTGGTTGCTTTACGCGAGACAGAGCCCAGATATATACACCCCAGAAGCGACGACATGTACCGTGAACTGCGTAAAATTGCAGCCGCCCTGTTCCAGGCCGAACCTCACCTGTGGCCACTGGGACACATTAATCGGCATCTGTGGGAATGCATGCGGGGGGTCGACTGCGTCGAACAGGGCCAAACCATGCTATTCAACTTCCTCATTCAGAGCGGGGAGTCCgctctggatgttgttggaCCTGGGTTCAAAGCACTGCACTACCTGTGCGACCCGTGGTTGTTCGCTCATCCATACTATAGTCCCCGCACGAACCACCCTGCTAGCATCCATCGAATGGTGTCCATCCTACTGGACAACGGGGCCAGTGTCGTGACGCGCAACTCCTACGGACAAAGCCCCCTTCTATTCGCAGTCAAGCTGGCATCCCCCATGTTGCTCACCCTGTTTCTAGAGAAAAGGCCCAATTGTCTCATTGAGGATAACGCTTTGCACACCAGCATGAACGGCTTCCCCGACGAAACCGTACCGCTCTCCGTCGCCATTCGAAGGAATGACATAGAAATAGCCAAGATGCTCCTAGATCACGGTGCCGATATTTCCATCGTTGATATCGACCACTTGAACGCGCTATGCGTGCTGGAGCCACGTATTCTCGAGGTCCTAATCAAATCTACACTTGCCGTGCCCGAGCACCGTCGAGAGTGGGGATGTTCCCTGGCCCTTGCTATCGAGACCGGAAACCGTGAAGTAATCGATAAGCTCCTCGAGGCCGGAGCTTCTCCTTACGGGAAGACTGGATATGGTGGCACGGCTTTACAATACGCCGCATACCGCCGTGACGTGAAGACTTTACAAATACTCATCCAACGCTGGGGGCCGGCTCTCGTACGGTCCGATGATTGCCCAAGCGGAAGTTTGGTTTGCGCTGTGCTGCGCGAGGCAGGGTTTCCGCGGGCGAGTATGACAAAGGACCCGGAACTCCTGAGGATAGCGAAGAGCTTGGTCGACAATGGGGCAGCGGTTTATGAACCCTGTTATGTCTGTGGATCTTGGAAAGAGGAATTTGGCATCCAGGTGGGCGCTCAAGTTGGTATGCGGTCGTCGACAAAAAACGTTACCTGGGGAGGAGTCAGCGGTTCATAA